The genomic interval GCCTAGCATGACTGGAACTCCGAATAGCCCCATCGCTTCTCCTAATCTCTTTTTTGGAACCATGTCAACGGCCATTGACATTGAGGCTACGCTGAATCCACCGATTCCAACTCCGTGGAGTATGCGTATTAGTGCTAGGGTGAGTAGGGATTCTGTTAGTGTGTATAATATGGGGGATATTATGAATATCAATGCGCCTATTATTAGGAGTGGTTTTCTTGCTACGTTGTCTGCGTAACGACCGAATGGTATTCGGCTTAGAACTGCTGAGAAGGCGAATATACCTACTATCACCCCGATCATCAGTTCTCCGGCTCCAAGTATTTCGGCGTATAGGCTGATTATTGGTACTATTGCGAAGAAGCTGACGAAGAACATGAATACGGCGGTGAGTAGGGTTAGGTATTCTGTGGTTAGTATTTTTCTGGCTTTCATAGTAGGTCTCCGAGCAGTTTTGTGGTGAAGACTCCGAAATATTTGATTAATGAGGGTTTGGTTTTAAGTATTTCTATTGCTACTTTGGATGGGTAATCCATGTCTCCGTAGTTTTCGATTGTTTTTATCAGTTTAGGGTTGTCGAGTTTTTTTATTAGTTTGTCAAGTTCTTTGTCGGATAGTGAGCATAGTGTTTTGTGTAGTGACATTCCGATTTTTAGTTCTCTACCTAGTTTTTTTCTCCAGTTTGTGTCGTATTCCTTTAGCTGGGTTTCCCCATCTAGATATCTGTTTATTGTTTTTGCGGCTGTTTTACCGCATACCATTCCTGTGTAGACTCCGCCTCCGGTTGTTGGTTTTACTTGTCCGGCTGCGTCACCAACCAACAGTGTTTTTTTATCATATAGCTTGCTTGGATATCCGATTGGTATTGCACCGTAGTTCCATTCTAACTCCTTATCTTTGTGTTTTTTTAGTTTTGGATGGTTTTTGATTAGGTTTTTTAGGTATTCGGTTGCGGGTTTTTTAGCCATTTCTGGGTCTATACACAACCCTATTCGTGTTGTTTTTCTGTCTGTAGGTATGCTCCAGGCGAAAAAACCGGGGGCTGTTTTTTGTCCAAGGAATATCTCTACGAAATCTGGTTTTTCGATTTCTGTTCCGGTGATTGTGAGTTGTGCTCCCGATAGGTATTTCTGTGGTCTTGGTAAGTTGATGCTGCGTCTTATTGTTGATTTAACTCCATCTGCTCCGACCACGACTTTTGGTTTTATTTTTTTGGTTTTAGTATTGTTTTTTGGAGTGCTGATCTCCAAGGTTTTGCCGTTCCAGTTTACTGCTCTCCAACCTAGTTTTAGGTTTGCTCCTGACTGCACTGCTGATTCGATTAGTTTTCGGTCGAACTGTGATCGATCTATTATGTAGGCTTGTGTTTCCGGCCTGCTTATCTCTATGGATTCTCCGTTTGGTGAGTGTATTTTTGCGCCTCTCACTCTGTTCTGTATGTAGTTGTCTTTTTTTAGTTCACTTTCTTCTATGGTTCTGGTGCTTACTATGCCGGCGCATTGAACTGGATTGCCTACGCTGTTGTCTTCTTCGATTACAAGTGTTTTTATATTATTTTCAGAGAGTTTTTCCGCTGTTTTCGCGCCGGATGGCCCTGCTCCGACAACCACTGCTCCATCGAATTCATGTTCCATTTGGATAACACAACCAGGTGTTCAGTGATTTCTCTCTATTACCAAAAAAAGATTCGTAACTAATATTAGTTAAGGATTCAGTCGGTTGTGGTTAGAACTGTTATAAAACTAGTTTTTGTTTGTTGGTTTGTCTTGGTTTAGGTTTTTTCGAATAGTTTTTTGATTTTTCTGTGTAGTTTGGTTGGTTTGTTGTTGTCGTTGTAGAACAGTTTAAGGCTTTGACAGTTTGGACATCGTATCTCGTTTGACATCAGTAGGTCTTTTTTGTATGTTGTGCTGCAGTTTTCGCATATGAACTCTATCTCCGTTTGGTGGTTTGCCTTGGGTTTTTTAGGTGGTTTTTTTTGTTTTTTCATGGTTATTGAGGTGGATTGGGTTTTTTTGGTTTCCGGCGGAAGCCGGGCCGTTTTTTCCCTAATGGGTGTTTTAATATTTTGGTATTTATTGTTTTCCCTTTTTTTGGTGTTTTTATTGTTGGTTTTTTATTGTTGGTTTTTGAATTGGTCGAGTGTTTTTATTCTTTGTGGTTTTGTTTTTGGTGGTTCTAGTTTTATGTGTTCGAGTTTTTGGTCTTCTATTCTTTTTTGAGCGTTTGGTGTGATCGATGGACTTACCAATATGCCTCTTATGTTTTTGTATCCTTTCTCTTGGTAGTAGTCTATGTATCTCTGTAGTTGGTCTACGGCTTTAGGTCCTACTCTTTTTCGTTTTAGTTCTATTATTACGTTGTTTCCCTGGCTGTCTCTACCGAAGAGGTCTATTCGACCGTATCCTGTTTTTCGTTCGGCTTCTATTATTCTAAGGCCTTCTTCGATTATCTCTGGGTTTTTGGTTATCTGTTTCTGCATCTGGGATTCTTGTTTGTTAAGTGTTAGTTGCGCTCCGTCTGTTAGGTTGTATGATGTTGTGTGAAGTGTTTCATGTATCGTTATTGTTAGTGTTTCGTTGGGTGATGTTCTCTCTGATTTGAGTTCTACCTTTTTGTTTTGTGTTTTTACTGATGGCCGGGATCCTGGTGGCTGCCAGTTTATTGGATCGCTGTTGTTTTTTTGGTGAACAAGTGTTGTGCCATCAGGTTTCAGTATGGTGATTCTTTCTCCAAGTGGTAGGTATCCATCTGCACGGCCTTGGTAATCTACCTCACATTTTCCAGCGATAGTTAGAAGTTTTGATTTCTTTATCGCGTTTTTTATAAATCTGGTTGTTTTTTCCGGGGTTGGTTTTTCCAGCGTGTTTATCTTACCCAACAGGGTGCCTCCATCAAGTTCCTTTACTATGTTCCTTAGAAAATAACGTGTTCTTCTTTGGTTTTCTCTTGTTATTTTTTGTATCGTAATTAGTTTTGGTTTGTGTTGTGTTTTGTTTTGTTGTGGGAGGGGTTTTGTGTTTGCCCTCCCTTTTTTTTTGTTTTAGATTATGCTTGGTTCTTCGATTTTTTCTTCTCTTTTTGCTTGGAAGTCTTTTGATATTTTTTGGTATTGTTCGATTTCTCCTCGGTCTTTTGAGGATCTGACTTTTTCTAGTGCTTGTTCGAAGTGGTTTTTGGTTATTTTTATGTTTTGGATTGCTTTTTTGGCTTCTTCTCTTGTCATTCCTTGTTTTACTTTTTCTCTTAGGGCTATCATTGATGCTTCTTTGCATACGCCTTCTATGTCGGATCCTACGTATCCGTCTGTTTTTTTGGCTAGTTTTTCTGTGTCTATGTTTTTGGCGGTTGGTTTGTTTTGGGTGTGTACTTTGAATATTTCTTTTCTGGCTTCTTGGTCTGGTGGTCCTACTTCTATGTGTTTTTCTAGTCTTCCTTGTCGGAGTAGTGCTGGGTCTATTAGGTCGGGTCTGTTTGTTGCTGCTATTACTACTACTTCTCCTCTTTCTTCGAGTCCGTCGAGTTCTGTTAGCATTTGGCTTATTACTCTTTCTGTTACTTGGCTGTCTCCGGACATTCCTCCTCGTCTTGGTGTTATGCTGTCGATTTCGTCGAAGAATATTATTGTGGGTGCTGATTGTTTTGCTTTTCTGAATGTTTCTCTTACTGCTTTTTCTGATTCTCCTACCCATTTGCTGAGTAGTTCGGGTCCTTTTACTGAGATGAAGTTTGCGTCTGATTCGTTTGCTACTGCTTTTGCGAGTAGTGTTTTTCCTGTTCCTGGTGGGCCGTGTAGTACGATTCCTCTTGGTGGTTGGGTGTCTATTTTTTGGAATGCTTCGGGGTATGTCATTGGCCATTCGACTGCTTCTCTTAGTTGTGTTTTTATTTCTTCTAGGCCTCCGACGTCTTTCCATGTTATGTCTGGTATTTCTACGAATACTTCTCTCATTGCTGAGGGCTCTATTTCTTTGTGTGCTTGTTCGAAGTCTTTTTTCTCGACTTCTAGTTCGTCGATTACTTTTTGTGGTATTTCGTCTGCGTCTATGTCTATTTCTGGTAGTATTCGGCGTAGTGCGTTCATTGCTGATTCTTTTGTTAGTGATTCTATGTCGGCTCCTACGAATCCGTAGGTTCTGTCTGCGAATTCGTCTAGGTTTATGTTTTCGGCTAGTGGCATGCTTCGTGTGTGTACTTCGAATATTTCTCTTCTTCCGTCTCGGTCTGGTACTCCTATTTCGATTTCTCGGTCGAATCGTCCGGGTCGTCTTAGTGCTGGGTCTATTAGGTTTATTTGGTTTGTTGTTGCGATGACTACTACTTCTCCTCTGGCTTCAAGGCCGTCCATTAGGGATAGTAGTTGTGCTACGACTCTTCTTTCTACTTCGCCGCTTACTTCTTCTCTTTTTGGTGCGATTGAGTCGAGTTCGTCTATGAATATTATTGAGGGTGAGTTTTCTTTGGCTTCTTCGAATAGTTCTCTTAGTTGTTTTTCGCTTTCTCCGTAGTATTTGCTCATTATTTCTGGTCCGCCTAGGCTTATGAAGTGGGCGTCGGTTTCGTTTGCTACTGCTTTTGCGATTAGTGTTTTTCCTGTTCCTGGTGGGCCGTGTAGTAGGACTCCTTTTGGTGGTTCTATTCCTAGTCTTTGGAATAGTTCTGGTTTTTTCATTGGTAGTTCTATCATTTCTCGGACTTTTCTGAGTTCTTTTTCTAGGCCTCCTATGTCTTCGTATGTTACTTGTGGTACTTCTTCGACTTCTTCGACTGGTTTGTCGTTTATCTGGATTTTTGTGTTGCTGTCTGCGATTACTGTTCCTGCTGGGTCGGTTTGCACTACTTTGTAGTTTATTGCTCTTCCGAAGAATTCTACTCTTATTTTTTGTCCTTTTGAGATTGGTCTTCCTTCTAGTATTTTGCGGACTCCGTCTGATGAGATTCTGAGGTTTATTTCTTCTGTTGGGGCGATTGCGATTTTTTTGGCTTTTTGTGCGTTTACTTTTTTGACTTCTACTTTGTCTCCTATTCCGGCTCCTGCGTTGTTTCGGACGCTTCCGTCGATTCTTATTGCGTCGTTTGGGTCGTTTGGGTAGCCTGGCCATACGACTGCTGTGGCTGTTCCTTTTCCGTCTATTTGGATTATGTCTCCGCTGGTTAGGTTGAGTTTTTGCATTACTTCTGTTGAGACTCTTGCTATGCCTCTTCCGGCGTCTCGATGTCTTGCTTCTGCTACTCTTAGTTTTATGGTTTTATTGGGCATTTTTACACCTTTTTTGGTTTTTAATTTTGATTTAATTTTTTTTGTTTTGGTTTGGGTTTGGGTTTGGTGGGGTTTTTTGGGGTTTTATAGGATGTTTTTTTCTCTTAGGTTTTTTACTGCTTCGTATATGTCGTCTATTTCGAGGTTTAGGCGTTTTGAGAGTTCTTCGGGTCTTACTTGTCCTTCTTTCATCATTTCTAGGAGTATGTCTTTTTCTTTTTGGTTTGTGACTTTTTTGTTGACTATTTGTTGGCCTGTGTGCATTAGTTCGTCTATTAGTTGGTAGAGGCGTTTTTCTGTTTTTTTGATTTTTTGGCATTGTTCTTCGATTTCTCTGATTAGTGTGAGTATTTGGCGGAAGTCTTGGTTTATTTCGTATTTTTTTCGTTCCATGCGTTCGATTTCTGGGAAGGTTGTTCTTGCTTGGTTTATGTCGTTTTGTGTCATTTCTAGGTCTTCGATTTGGATTTGGGTTGTGTTTTGTGTGATTATTATTTGTAGCATTAGGGTTTTGTTGATTTTGTAGTATTTTCTGTTGCCTTTTTTGTATGGTTTGATCAGTTCGTGGTTTTCGAGTATTTGGAGGTGTTCGATGACTGCTTTTCTACCTGTTTCTAGTTTTTTTGAGATTTCTGTTACGTACATTGGTTTTTCTGCGAGCATTTCTAGTATTTTTCTTCGGTTTTTGTTGCCGAGGATGTTTAGTGTGTTTTTTTGGTTTTTCAAGTTTAACCCCTAACCCATGAGTAACCTTGTGTAACTAAAATATACCTACATATATAAAAAATTTACGAAAAAACACAGATAAAAGTAACCAAAAGTAACTAATAGTTTTTTTTGACACAACAAAAACACAAATAAAAAAATGAAAAACAAGATAAAATGAACAAAAAAACCTATAAATCAACAATAAAATATGGTGATCAAAATATAATAAAAAAAACAAAATTAGAGATCCATTTCTTCCTCAATCTCCTGATAACGATTTCTTATAGTTACCTCGCTAACACCGGATACCTCACTTATACTGCTTTGAGTAACCTTTTTATCCATTAT from Methanonatronarchaeum thermophilum carries:
- a CDS encoding geranylgeranyl reductase family protein, producing the protein MEHEFDGAVVVGAGPSGAKTAEKLSENNIKTLVIEEDNSVGNPVQCAGIVSTRTIEESELKKDNYIQNRVRGAKIHSPNGESIEISRPETQAYIIDRSQFDRKLIESAVQSGANLKLGWRAVNWNGKTLEISTPKNNTKTKKIKPKVVVGADGVKSTIRRSINLPRPQKYLSGAQLTITGTEIEKPDFVEIFLGQKTAPGFFAWSIPTDRKTTRIGLCIDPEMAKKPATEYLKNLIKNHPKLKKHKDKELEWNYGAIPIGYPSKLYDKKTLLVGDAAGQVKPTTGGGVYTGMVCGKTAAKTINRYLDGETQLKEYDTNWRKKLGRELKIGMSLHKTLCSLSDKELDKLIKKLDNPKLIKTIENYGDMDYPSKVAIEILKTKPSLIKYFGVFTTKLLGDLL
- the nucS gene encoding endonuclease NucS, with amino-acid sequence MGKINTLEKPTPEKTTRFIKNAIKKSKLLTIAGKCEVDYQGRADGYLPLGERITILKPDGTTLVHQKNNSDPINWQPPGSRPSVKTQNKKVELKSERTSPNETLTITIHETLHTTSYNLTDGAQLTLNKQESQMQKQITKNPEIIEEGLRIIEAERKTGYGRIDLFGRDSQGNNVIIELKRKRVGPKAVDQLQRYIDYYQEKGYKNIRGILVSPSITPNAQKRIEDQKLEHIKLEPPKTKPQRIKTLDQFKNQQ
- a CDS encoding CDC48 family AAA ATPase; its protein translation is MPNKTIKLRVAEARHRDAGRGIARVSTEVMQKLNLTSGDIIQIDGKGTATAVVWPGYPNDPNDAIRIDGSVRNNAGAGIGDKVEVKKVNAQKAKKIAIAPTEEINLRISSDGVRKILEGRPISKGQKIRVEFFGRAINYKVVQTDPAGTVIADSNTKIQINDKPVEEVEEVPQVTYEDIGGLEKELRKVREMIELPMKKPELFQRLGIEPPKGVLLHGPPGTGKTLIAKAVANETDAHFISLGGPEIMSKYYGESEKQLRELFEEAKENSPSIIFIDELDSIAPKREEVSGEVERRVVAQLLSLMDGLEARGEVVVIATTNQINLIDPALRRPGRFDREIEIGVPDRDGRREIFEVHTRSMPLAENINLDEFADRTYGFVGADIESLTKESAMNALRRILPEIDIDADEIPQKVIDELEVEKKDFEQAHKEIEPSAMREVFVEIPDITWKDVGGLEEIKTQLREAVEWPMTYPEAFQKIDTQPPRGIVLHGPPGTGKTLLAKAVANESDANFISVKGPELLSKWVGESEKAVRETFRKAKQSAPTIIFFDEIDSITPRRGGMSGDSQVTERVISQMLTELDGLEERGEVVVIAATNRPDLIDPALLRQGRLEKHIEVGPPDQEARKEIFKVHTQNKPTAKNIDTEKLAKKTDGYVGSDIEGVCKEASMIALREKVKQGMTREEAKKAIQNIKITKNHFEQALEKVRSSKDRGEIEQYQKISKDFQAKREEKIEEPSII
- a CDS encoding ArsR/SmtB family transcription factor, giving the protein MKNQKNTLNILGNKNRRKILEMLAEKPMYVTEISKKLETGRKAVIEHLQILENHELIKPYKKGNRKYYKINKTLMLQIIITQNTTQIQIEDLEMTQNDINQARTTFPEIERMERKKYEINQDFRQILTLIREIEEQCQKIKKTEKRLYQLIDELMHTGQQIVNKKVTNQKEKDILLEMMKEGQVRPEELSKRLNLEIDDIYEAVKNLREKNIL